Genomic window (Mycoplasma leachii PG50):
CTAATTTAGAGTATTTAAATCCAAATCTAAGTTCAGAACAACGTAAAAACACATTGCAAAGAAAAGCAGTTAAAATTAAAAAATATTTATTTTCTGACCCAAGACAAAAGTTTAGTAAAGAATTTGACAAATTATTACAACAATCAAGAGAATTAAAAAGTCATATAAATACAATATATAGTGAAAATAATCTTGAAAATTATAATAAAGAAGTTAATAAAGCTTATAAAAACTCTGACACTTTATCAAATGAATTCATTGATAGTTTTGATGCTAAAAAATATAGATGACATAGAGAATTAGCTTTAGATGAATATTCGCTACGTGTTGAGTATGCTGCAAGTGAACCTACTTCAATTTCAAATGTTGTTCAAGATATGTTATCAACACTATTTCCAATTAATAGAAAATTTGTTGAATTAAATGGTGGAATCAATGATTTTGGTTTAACTAAAGAAAGATTTTTAACAACTGGAGCATTTAATCTTGATGATGCAGTTTTAGGTCCTCAAGGTTATTTATTATTAAGTAAAAATCCAAATTATTATTCAGCACCAAAAACTATTTCAAACAAAATCAAAATTTTCTTTAGTTCAAATCCTAATATTAATGCTGCTTTATATGATGATAAGTATATTGCAGCTACTAGAATACCAGCAATTAGTCAATTACCTTATTGAACTAATCAAGAATATAGAAAATATATGAAAAAATCTGCTGGATTTGGAACAATTGCTTTAGCCTTTAATTTAGATCAAGAAAGATATGATAGTTTAGATAAAAACTCTGATTCACGTTATATTTATGATTCTGATTTAAGAAATGCAATTTATTATGCAATCAATCGTGATGAAATGTTAAATATTGTTGGTTGAAACTCGTCTTATCCAGTTATTACTTGAACAGCATTTGGTCAAGGTTCTTCATCATTTGGAGATGCTATTGAAATTGCATTTGATCATGATGAAATGTATACAAAAGTTGATAATAAAAAAGCGATTCCAGTACAAAACTACAAACACATAGATCACTTATCAAAATCTTATAATTTTGAACATGTTGATAGAACAGATAAAGGTTTTGATTTAAATATTGCTAATAAATATTTAGATTTATTTAAACAAAAACATCCTAATGTTAAATCACTAACTTTAAAATATATTTCAAATTCAACTGATGAACAACAAAATGCTGGTATTGCTTTACAAGATTTTATGAGAAAAGCATTTAATGGATTTATTAATATTGAAATTAAAAGCTTACCTGAAAATGTGTATGAATATGCAAGAACTAAAGGTGAGTTTGATCTATTATATCGTAACTTTGATGCGTTTGGATCTGATGCTTATAGTTATGTAAGAGTATTTTTTAGAACTGATGGAATTGATAGTAAAAATGCAAAAACTACAGGATTTAGAAATAATCCATCTGGTTCATTTACTTATGAAAAATACTTTAGTGAAATTGGTTATAAATTAGATGAATCTGGAAAAGTAGTTATTGATCAAAAACATAAAAATGAAGCTGAAAAACTAAGAACACGTTTACGTATTAATGAAAAATTATGAAATAAAATCTTAGAATTATCATTTAGAAAAACTAA
Coding sequences:
- a CDS encoding periplasmic substrate-binding domain-containing protein translates to MKKITKFSIIFGGISAAVLASSIPLIVTNTRSKKEVRNYDLGLVAEPINSLNYIKFASVSKVLPSLVEAPLKSGPSENLKRILSIPEIPMGAYTNDIKLTDSDIEKGITSIDKYYTTKEPSANLTSRFYALDGFGNTTGTLSADKSTYHPASILLSNNKVQSANILLNNGQSRWSNNDEVVADDYVDALHYILDLSTGSQRLTNILQRKFANAQTVVDLQNEYIRKFGVTYTNPFQYPKIKEINGKYLYDVFNEEYKKNFYASQIDHILKNSSKYKNKTLSKQEIEQLQKEEKQVLDKLQNAIKKLGLYSGRLYWNYSNREILSSIAYSPDFDPNADETIIMLPNLEYLNPNLSSEQRKNTLQRKAVKIKKYLFSDPRQKFSKEFDKLLQQSRELKSHINTIYSENNLENYNKEVNKAYKNSDTLSNEFIDSFDAKKYRWHRELALDEYSLRVEYAASEPTSISNVVQDMLSTLFPINRKFVELNGGINDFGLTKERFLTTGAFNLDDAVLGPQGYLLLSKNPNYYSAPKTISNKIKIFFSSNPNINAALYDDKYIAATRIPAISQLPYWTNQEYRKYMKKSAGFGTIALAFNLDQERYDSLDKNSDSRYIYDSDLRNAIYYAINRDEMLNIVGWNSSYPVITWTAFGQGSSSFGDAIEIAFDHDEMYTKVDNKKAIPVQNYKHIDHLSKSYNFEHVDRTDKGFDLNIANKYLDLFKQKHPNVKSLTLKYISNSTDEQQNAGIALQDFMRKAFNGFINIEIKSLPENVYEYARTKGEFDLLYRNFDAFGSDAYSYVRVFFRTDGIDSKNAKTTGFRNNPSGSFTYEKYFSEIGYKLDESGKVVIDQKHKNEAEKLRTRLRINEKLWNKILELSFRKTKYKDKGVNKEESLSEYTERVNAFFTNQYTSKEINEEKWTEQSSFGIIGALEKIIRDAAPVVPLMEVDTYWEISRVNGSDNLFTYSLQFAYDTAFPPSPKLPTDIKETE